A genomic stretch from Kogia breviceps isolate mKogBre1 chromosome 1, mKogBre1 haplotype 1, whole genome shotgun sequence includes:
- the TEX46 gene encoding testis-expressed protein 46, translating into MLGELMSLFRNLYGTLASSGTIGALMAWLISYKPPLFGFLFLLLLLSNWLVKYELKPTPPEPQQDKILEWLMFREMKLKVLENQMFVVWYRMSHHKRSSRQRTFPAGKHRMRRWESMFSIISDCTSNSP; encoded by the exons ATGCTGGGGGAGCTAATGTCTCTTTTTAGGAATCTCTACGGGACACTTGCTTCCTCAGGCACCATAGGAGCATTGATGGCTTGGCTGATCAGCTATAAGCCACCCTTGTTTGGGTTCCTATTCCTTCTGCTGTTGCTTAGCAACTGGCTGGTCAAGTATGAACTCAAGCCCACGCCCCCAgagccccagcag GACAAGATCCTTGAATGGCTTATGTTCCGTGAAATGAAGCTGAAGGTCTTAGAAAATCAGATGTTCGTCGTATGGTATAGAATGAGTCACCACAAGCGGTCAAGCCGACAGCGGACTTTTCCAGCGGGGAAACACAGAATGAGGAGATGGGAGTCTATGTTCTCCATCATCTCTGACTGCACTTCCAATTCCCCCTAA